The Megasphaera vaginalis (ex Bordigoni et al. 2020) genomic interval CGATTGAAGTAGGACTTCGATTCGCTATTCGGGAAGGCGGCCGTACCGTCGGAGCCGGCGTCGTATCGGAAATCGAAGAATAAGCAGGGAAGCAGTGCCAGAATAAGCGAAAAGCACTTACGTTGTCTTTTGACACGTAAGTGCTTTTTTTTTGTCTTAACATCCGGCGGCAATTGAGGGTTGAACGTTGTCATGTGTAATGTTTGCCCGTTCTGTATTTCCTTATAGTAGAAGTAAAGCTGCAAGGTGAACAAGGGCAATAAAGAAACTGTAGAAAATTCCCTATGAACACCCGTGATCGGCTGTACTTACACAAGCGAATACAAAGAGAAAAGCCATACGTTTAAAATGGGAGAATAGTAAGTTCTAAAGTATTGAAAACATGCATGATGGGATAGAAAGAATTAAATTTTTATCATTTTTTCGTGTATGCTAGGCGGCATTATTCTTTTGGAATATGGCTGATGATGAAATTTCTGAAATTTTGGACGACAGGAGGTAAATAATGGTTTTTATTAAAAATAGCGTAAAACTTTCGTTCATATGATGGGTAGGCAATGGGTAGGATTTTAACATCAAGCTGTAAGAGAATATCCATATATGGAACAACGGCAATGCCGAATTTTTTAGCTACAAGACCGGCGATTACTTGGTCCTCTGATACTTCGTAAACAACTTGCGGGGAGCCTTTAATCTCTGAAAACATACGAGATATAATGGGGCGTAATCCCGATGTTGAATCAAAGGCGATATAAGGATACTGTAGTGTGTCCCGCAAGTCGATTACGTATTTTTCTGCTAATGGATGATCTTTAGGGGTAATGAGAACCAAATCCTGTTTTGAAACGGCGGTAATATCAAATTGAGAAGGGTTTAAGGGCTTGGAAGCAAAAACGACGTCGAATGAATCTTCAACTAGTCCTTCCAATAAACCGCGTGTCATATCGGTGCTGAAAGTAAAATGCAAATCCTTGTCAGGATGTGCTTCCTTAAACGCGGCTACTACTTCCGGAACGTAGTGCGTGCCCAAGGTCCGCAAGCAACCGATTCGAATGAGTCCGTTTCCTTTAGCCCCGTGCTTGATTGTTTTAATACCGTTGTCAAGGATGTTCAGAGAGCTGTTTACACTGGCAAAGAACTGTTTTCCAAAATCAGTTAATTCGGTCCCATGAGGCCCTTTTTCGAACAGGATGACGCCTAACTCAGTTTCAAGCTGGGAAATAGCGTGGCTTAAGCTTGGTTGCGTAATACATAATTGCTCTGCCGCTTTCGTATAATGTTTTACTTGTGCTAGTTTGACGAAATAT includes:
- a CDS encoding LysR family transcriptional regulator, whose amino-acid sequence is MNLSHLRYFVKLAQVKHYTKAAEQLCITQPSLSHAISQLETELGVILFEKGPHGTELTDFGKQFFASVNSSLNILDNGIKTIKHGAKGNGLIRIGCLRTLGTHYVPEVVAAFKEAHPDKDLHFTFSTDMTRGLLEGLVEDSFDVVFASKPLNPSQFDITAVSKQDLVLITPKDHPLAEKYVIDLRDTLQYPYIAFDSTSGLRPIISRMFSEIKGSPQVVYEVSEDQVIAGLVAKKFGIAVVPYMDILLQLDVKILPIAYPSYERKFYAIFNKNHYLPPVVQNFRNFIISHIPKE